A region from the Leguminivora glycinivorella isolate SPB_JAAS2020 chromosome 3, LegGlyc_1.1, whole genome shotgun sequence genome encodes:
- the LOC125242608 gene encoding angiotensin-converting enzyme-like isoform X1 yields MSKLKTMLKIGGGAVLIAAIVAVFVVATQGRDPDLEASEHEGREYIMQLDKAAGERRNRATIAEWAYTSNITKENEEQKIQTQLEISKLEKLAWEETKMYKWQDFQDVSLRRMFKKYSQLGVAALPDDKYKMLMKSVSDMESNYATSTICSYKNTTKCDLSLEPDITEIFAKSQNVSELEHTWVEWHKAAGARAKDNFTQYVRLSNEAAKLNGYKDVAEWWQSDYEVNDFEDQLEKLWNDVKPLYQQLHAYVRKQLRDKYGPEVVSAKGPIPAHLLGNMWAQTWNNIESFTRPYPDKKEIDITQAMKDQNYTALKMFQMSDSFFRSLKLTPMPEKFWKNSIIEKPTDRDIVCHASAWDFYDGEDFRIKQCTTVDYEYFQTTHHEMGHIQYFLQYKHQPVVFRDGANPGFHEAVGDTIALSVSSPKHLRSVGLINKNDTEDEQTEINQLYKMSIDKVVFLPFAYILDLFRYGVFRGTTTPENYNCHYWRLRESLQGVEPPVTRTEEDFDAAAKYHVSADVEYARYFVSFIIQFQFHRALCELAGEYSATKKLVDCDIVDSVAAGNALSNMLKMGSSHPWPDAMEALTGQREMKADGLLEYFRPLHDWLQKENERTGEFIGWEASKIQYCTAEQQAALQSEQKEEHST; encoded by the exons ACGATGTTGAAAATCGGCGGCGGAGCTGTGCTCATCGCAGCAATAGTGGCTGTGTTCGTGGTAGCCACACAAGGTCGGGACCCGGACCTTGAAGCGTCAGAACATGAGGGAAGGGAATATATCATGCAGCTAGATAAAGCTGCTGGAGAGAGGAGAAACAGAGCTACAATAGCTGAATGGGCGTATACTTCTAATATTACTAAGGAGAATGAAGAACAGAAG ATACAAACCCAACTAGAGATCTCAAAACTAGAGAAGTTAGCATGGGAGGAAACGAAGATGTACAAATGGCAGGACTTCCAAGACGTGTCATTACGGAGGATGTTCAAGAAGTATAGTCAGTTGGGAGTAGCAGCGTTGCCGGATGACAAGTACAAGATGCTGATGAAGTCTGTCTCGGACATGGAGTCGAATTACGCGACGTCGACGATCTGCTCGTATAAGAATACGACGAAGTGTGATTTGTCGTTGGAACCTG ACATAACTGAGATCTTCGCAAAAAGCCAGAATGTGTCAGAGCTGGAACACACCTGGGTGGAGTGGCATAAGGCCGCCGGCGCTCGCGCTAAGGATAACTTCACACAGTATGTCAGGCTGAGCAACGAAGCTGCTAAACTCAATG GTTACAAagacgtagccgaatggtgGCAGTCTGACTACGAAGTGAACGACTTCGAAGACCAACTCGAGAAGCTGTGGAACGATGTGAAGCCTCTATACCAGCAGCTGCATGCGTACGTCAGGAAACAGTTGAGGGACAAGTACGGGCCTGAGGTGGTGTCGGCTAAGGGACCTATTCCTGCGCATTTGTTGG GTAATATGTGGGCTCAAACCTGGAACAACATAGAATCATTCACACGCCCGTACCCAGACAAGAAGGAAATAGACATCACCCAAGCAATGAAGGACCAGAACTACACCGCACTCAAAATGTTCCAAATGTCAGACAGTTTCTTCCGATCTTTGAAACTGACTCCGATGCCTGAGAAATTCTGGAAGAATTCTATAATAGAGAAGCCTACTGATAGGGATATAGTTTGCCATGCTTCTGCTTGGGACTTTTATGATGGTGAAGATTTCAG GATCAAGCAGTGCACAACAGTAGATTATGAATATTTCCAAACAACACACCACGAAATGGGTCATATTCAGTACTTCCTTCAGTACAAACATCAACCGGTCGTTTTTCGTGATGGAGCTAACCCAG GTTTCCACGAAGCCGTGGGTGACACGATAGCCCTGTCGGTATCTTCACCGAAACATTTGAGAAGCGTCGGACTTATCAACAAGAACGACACAGAAGATGAACAGACTGAGATCAATCAGCTTTACAAAATG AGTATAGACAAAGTGGTCTTCCTACCCTTCGCGTACATTCTCGACCTGTTCCGCTACGGTGTCTTCCGAGGAACGACCACCCCTGAGAACTATAACTGCCACTACTGGAGGCTGAGGGAAAGCCTGCAAGGTGTGGAGCCCCCGGTTACGAGGACTGAGGAGGATTTCGATGCTGCTGCTAAGTATCATGTCTCTGCTGATGTGGAGTATGCTag ATATTTCGTGTCTTTCATCATCCAGTTCCAATTCCACCGAGCGCTGTGCGAGCTGGCGGGGGAATACTCGGCCACGAAGAAGCTAGTCGATTGCGATATCGTGGACAGCGTCGCTGCTGGAAACGCACTATC AAACATGCTCAAAATGGGCTCATCCCACCCGTGGCCCGACGCGATGGAAGCGCTCACGGGCCAGCGAGAGATGAAGGCAGACGGTCTACTCGAGTACTTCAGACCGCTCCACGACTGGCTCCAGAAGGAGAACGAGCGGACCGGCGAGTTCATCGGCTGGGAGGCTAGCAAGATCC
- the LOC125242608 gene encoding angiotensin-converting enzyme-like isoform X2 yields the protein MSKLKTMLKIGGGAVLIAAIVAVFVVATQGRDPDLEASEHEGREYIMQLDKAAGERRNRATIAEWAYTSNITKENEEQKIQTQLEISKLEKLAWEETKMYKWQDFQDVSLRRMFKKYSQLGVAALPDDKYKMLMKSVSDMESNYATSTICSYKNTTKCDLSLEPDITEIFAKSQNVSELEHTWVEWHKAAGARAKDNFTQYVRLSNEAAKLNGYKDVAEWWQSDYEVNDFEDQLEKLWNDVKPLYQQLHAYVRKQLRDKYGPEVVSAKGPIPAHLLGNMWAQTWNNIESFTRPYPDKKEIDITQAMKDQNYTALKMFQMSDSFFRSLKLTPMPEKFWKNSIIEKPTDRDIVCHASAWDFYDGEDFRIKMCTTVDSGMFRTVHHEMGHVQYYLQYVHQPAVFRAGANPGFHEAVGDTIALSVSSPKHLRSVGLINKNDTEDEQTEINQLYKMSIDKVVFLPFAYILDLFRYGVFRGTTTPENYNCHYWRLRESLQGVEPPVTRTEEDFDAAAKYHVSADVEYARYFVSFIIQFQFHRALCELAGEYSATKKLVDCDIVDSVAAGNALSNMLKMGSSHPWPDAMEALTGQREMKADGLLEYFRPLHDWLQKENERTGEFIGWEASKIQYCTAEQQAALQSEQKEEHST from the exons ACGATGTTGAAAATCGGCGGCGGAGCTGTGCTCATCGCAGCAATAGTGGCTGTGTTCGTGGTAGCCACACAAGGTCGGGACCCGGACCTTGAAGCGTCAGAACATGAGGGAAGGGAATATATCATGCAGCTAGATAAAGCTGCTGGAGAGAGGAGAAACAGAGCTACAATAGCTGAATGGGCGTATACTTCTAATATTACTAAGGAGAATGAAGAACAGAAG ATACAAACCCAACTAGAGATCTCAAAACTAGAGAAGTTAGCATGGGAGGAAACGAAGATGTACAAATGGCAGGACTTCCAAGACGTGTCATTACGGAGGATGTTCAAGAAGTATAGTCAGTTGGGAGTAGCAGCGTTGCCGGATGACAAGTACAAGATGCTGATGAAGTCTGTCTCGGACATGGAGTCGAATTACGCGACGTCGACGATCTGCTCGTATAAGAATACGACGAAGTGTGATTTGTCGTTGGAACCTG ACATAACTGAGATCTTCGCAAAAAGCCAGAATGTGTCAGAGCTGGAACACACCTGGGTGGAGTGGCATAAGGCCGCCGGCGCTCGCGCTAAGGATAACTTCACACAGTATGTCAGGCTGAGCAACGAAGCTGCTAAACTCAATG GTTACAAagacgtagccgaatggtgGCAGTCTGACTACGAAGTGAACGACTTCGAAGACCAACTCGAGAAGCTGTGGAACGATGTGAAGCCTCTATACCAGCAGCTGCATGCGTACGTCAGGAAACAGTTGAGGGACAAGTACGGGCCTGAGGTGGTGTCGGCTAAGGGACCTATTCCTGCGCATTTGTTGG GTAATATGTGGGCTCAAACCTGGAACAACATAGAATCATTCACACGCCCGTACCCAGACAAGAAGGAAATAGACATCACCCAAGCAATGAAGGACCAGAACTACACCGCACTCAAAATGTTCCAAATGTCAGACAGTTTCTTCCGATCTTTGAAACTGACTCCGATGCCTGAGAAATTCTGGAAGAATTCTATAATAGAGAAGCCTACTGATAGGGATATAGTTTGCCATGCTTCTGCTTGGGACTTTTATGATGGTGAAGATTTCAG GATCAAAATGTGCACGACAGTCGATTCCGGGATGTTCAGAACGGTCCACCATGAGATGGGACATGTGCAGTATTACCTGCAGTATGTGCATCAGCCGGCTGTGTTCAGAGCTGGCGCGAATCCAG GTTTCCACGAAGCCGTGGGTGACACGATAGCCCTGTCGGTATCTTCACCGAAACATTTGAGAAGCGTCGGACTTATCAACAAGAACGACACAGAAGATGAACAGACTGAGATCAATCAGCTTTACAAAATG AGTATAGACAAAGTGGTCTTCCTACCCTTCGCGTACATTCTCGACCTGTTCCGCTACGGTGTCTTCCGAGGAACGACCACCCCTGAGAACTATAACTGCCACTACTGGAGGCTGAGGGAAAGCCTGCAAGGTGTGGAGCCCCCGGTTACGAGGACTGAGGAGGATTTCGATGCTGCTGCTAAGTATCATGTCTCTGCTGATGTGGAGTATGCTag ATATTTCGTGTCTTTCATCATCCAGTTCCAATTCCACCGAGCGCTGTGCGAGCTGGCGGGGGAATACTCGGCCACGAAGAAGCTAGTCGATTGCGATATCGTGGACAGCGTCGCTGCTGGAAACGCACTATC AAACATGCTCAAAATGGGCTCATCCCACCCGTGGCCCGACGCGATGGAAGCGCTCACGGGCCAGCGAGAGATGAAGGCAGACGGTCTACTCGAGTACTTCAGACCGCTCCACGACTGGCTCCAGAAGGAGAACGAGCGGACCGGCGAGTTCATCGGCTGGGAGGCTAGCAAGATCC
- the LOC125242608 gene encoding angiotensin-converting enzyme-like isoform X3, which translates to MLKIGGGAVLIAAIVAVFVVATQGRDPDLEASEHEGREYIMQLDKAAGERRNRATIAEWAYTSNITKENEEQKIQTQLEISKLEKLAWEETKMYKWQDFQDVSLRRMFKKYSQLGVAALPDDKYKMLMKSVSDMESNYATSTICSYKNTTKCDLSLEPDITEIFAKSQNVSELEHTWVEWHKAAGARAKDNFTQYVRLSNEAAKLNGYKDVAEWWQSDYEVNDFEDQLEKLWNDVKPLYQQLHAYVRKQLRDKYGPEVVSAKGPIPAHLLGNMWAQTWNNIESFTRPYPDKKEIDITQAMKDQNYTALKMFQMSDSFFRSLKLTPMPEKFWKNSIIEKPTDRDIVCHASAWDFYDGEDFRIKQCTTVDYEYFQTTHHEMGHIQYFLQYKHQPVVFRDGANPGFHEAVGDTIALSVSSPKHLRSVGLINKNDTEDEQTEINQLYKMSIDKVVFLPFAYILDLFRYGVFRGTTTPENYNCHYWRLRESLQGVEPPVTRTEEDFDAAAKYHVSADVEYARYFVSFIIQFQFHRALCELAGEYSATKKLVDCDIVDSVAAGNALSNMLKMGSSHPWPDAMEALTGQREMKADGLLEYFRPLHDWLQKENERTGEFIGWEASKIQYCTAEQQAALQSEQKEEHST; encoded by the exons ATGTTGAAAATCGGCGGCGGAGCTGTGCTCATCGCAGCAATAGTGGCTGTGTTCGTGGTAGCCACACAAGGTCGGGACCCGGACCTTGAAGCGTCAGAACATGAGGGAAGGGAATATATCATGCAGCTAGATAAAGCTGCTGGAGAGAGGAGAAACAGAGCTACAATAGCTGAATGGGCGTATACTTCTAATATTACTAAGGAGAATGAAGAACAGAAG ATACAAACCCAACTAGAGATCTCAAAACTAGAGAAGTTAGCATGGGAGGAAACGAAGATGTACAAATGGCAGGACTTCCAAGACGTGTCATTACGGAGGATGTTCAAGAAGTATAGTCAGTTGGGAGTAGCAGCGTTGCCGGATGACAAGTACAAGATGCTGATGAAGTCTGTCTCGGACATGGAGTCGAATTACGCGACGTCGACGATCTGCTCGTATAAGAATACGACGAAGTGTGATTTGTCGTTGGAACCTG ACATAACTGAGATCTTCGCAAAAAGCCAGAATGTGTCAGAGCTGGAACACACCTGGGTGGAGTGGCATAAGGCCGCCGGCGCTCGCGCTAAGGATAACTTCACACAGTATGTCAGGCTGAGCAACGAAGCTGCTAAACTCAATG GTTACAAagacgtagccgaatggtgGCAGTCTGACTACGAAGTGAACGACTTCGAAGACCAACTCGAGAAGCTGTGGAACGATGTGAAGCCTCTATACCAGCAGCTGCATGCGTACGTCAGGAAACAGTTGAGGGACAAGTACGGGCCTGAGGTGGTGTCGGCTAAGGGACCTATTCCTGCGCATTTGTTGG GTAATATGTGGGCTCAAACCTGGAACAACATAGAATCATTCACACGCCCGTACCCAGACAAGAAGGAAATAGACATCACCCAAGCAATGAAGGACCAGAACTACACCGCACTCAAAATGTTCCAAATGTCAGACAGTTTCTTCCGATCTTTGAAACTGACTCCGATGCCTGAGAAATTCTGGAAGAATTCTATAATAGAGAAGCCTACTGATAGGGATATAGTTTGCCATGCTTCTGCTTGGGACTTTTATGATGGTGAAGATTTCAG GATCAAGCAGTGCACAACAGTAGATTATGAATATTTCCAAACAACACACCACGAAATGGGTCATATTCAGTACTTCCTTCAGTACAAACATCAACCGGTCGTTTTTCGTGATGGAGCTAACCCAG GTTTCCACGAAGCCGTGGGTGACACGATAGCCCTGTCGGTATCTTCACCGAAACATTTGAGAAGCGTCGGACTTATCAACAAGAACGACACAGAAGATGAACAGACTGAGATCAATCAGCTTTACAAAATG AGTATAGACAAAGTGGTCTTCCTACCCTTCGCGTACATTCTCGACCTGTTCCGCTACGGTGTCTTCCGAGGAACGACCACCCCTGAGAACTATAACTGCCACTACTGGAGGCTGAGGGAAAGCCTGCAAGGTGTGGAGCCCCCGGTTACGAGGACTGAGGAGGATTTCGATGCTGCTGCTAAGTATCATGTCTCTGCTGATGTGGAGTATGCTag ATATTTCGTGTCTTTCATCATCCAGTTCCAATTCCACCGAGCGCTGTGCGAGCTGGCGGGGGAATACTCGGCCACGAAGAAGCTAGTCGATTGCGATATCGTGGACAGCGTCGCTGCTGGAAACGCACTATC AAACATGCTCAAAATGGGCTCATCCCACCCGTGGCCCGACGCGATGGAAGCGCTCACGGGCCAGCGAGAGATGAAGGCAGACGGTCTACTCGAGTACTTCAGACCGCTCCACGACTGGCTCCAGAAGGAGAACGAGCGGACCGGCGAGTTCATCGGCTGGGAGGCTAGCAAGATCC